In the Paludisphaera rhizosphaerae genome, one interval contains:
- a CDS encoding ethanolamine ammonia-lyase subunit EutB: MKLSTTLRGECFVFRNLADVLAKANEEKSGDQLAGIAARTERERVAAKIVLAELTLGEIVDNPVVDPDEDEVSRLILDSIDQNIFTRLRASTIGEFREWILDDATTGEALASARTAITPEVAAAVAKLMSNKDLAVAAAKIRNVSRCRNTMGERGVLGIRVQPNHPTDDLAGILLSAVDGLTFGCGDAVIGVNPATDSVDVVENILRGLARLIDVFAIPTQACCLAHVTTQLACLDRGAPVDLLFQSVAGTQAANRSFGVDLAMLREGRERVLESHAARDVRWVGSQVIYFETGQGSALSAGAHHGVDQLTLEARAHAVARAFDPFLVNSVVGFIGPEYLFDERQIIRAGLEDHFVGKLLGLPMGVDVCYTNHAAADQNSADNLLLLLAASGCNFFMGVPCSDDVMLNYQSTSYHDALAVRELFRLRPAPEFEAWMIERGLGVGGSRLDHERARRLALEGVESILSEAGNH; the protein is encoded by the coding sequence ATGAAGCTCTCGACGACCCTGCGCGGCGAGTGTTTCGTCTTCCGAAACCTTGCCGACGTCCTCGCGAAAGCCAACGAGGAAAAGTCGGGCGACCAGCTCGCCGGCATCGCCGCACGGACCGAGCGGGAACGCGTCGCCGCCAAGATCGTCCTCGCCGAGTTGACGCTCGGCGAGATCGTCGACAATCCCGTCGTGGATCCCGACGAGGACGAGGTCAGCCGCCTGATCCTGGATTCCATCGATCAGAACATCTTCACCAGGCTCCGAGCCTCCACGATCGGCGAGTTCCGCGAGTGGATCCTCGACGACGCGACGACCGGCGAGGCTCTTGCCTCCGCTCGAACCGCGATCACGCCCGAGGTTGCCGCGGCGGTCGCCAAGCTGATGAGCAACAAGGATCTCGCCGTCGCAGCGGCGAAGATCCGCAACGTCAGCCGTTGCCGCAACACGATGGGCGAGCGCGGGGTGCTCGGTATCCGAGTTCAGCCCAACCACCCGACGGATGACCTTGCGGGGATCCTGCTCTCCGCCGTGGACGGCCTTACGTTCGGCTGCGGAGACGCCGTCATCGGCGTGAACCCGGCGACCGATTCCGTCGACGTGGTTGAGAACATCCTTCGCGGCCTGGCTCGCCTGATTGACGTCTTCGCCATTCCAACGCAGGCCTGTTGTCTGGCCCACGTCACGACGCAACTCGCCTGCCTCGATCGCGGGGCGCCGGTCGACCTCCTCTTCCAGTCCGTCGCCGGGACGCAGGCTGCCAACCGAAGCTTCGGAGTCGACCTGGCCATGCTCCGCGAGGGCCGCGAACGCGTGTTGGAAAGCCACGCCGCGCGCGACGTCCGCTGGGTCGGTTCTCAGGTCATCTACTTCGAAACCGGTCAGGGGAGCGCCCTGTCCGCCGGAGCGCATCACGGCGTCGACCAGTTGACGCTCGAGGCTCGGGCTCACGCCGTTGCGAGAGCCTTCGACCCGTTCCTGGTCAACAGCGTCGTCGGCTTCATTGGTCCCGAGTACCTCTTCGACGAGCGCCAGATCATCCGGGCGGGGTTGGAGGACCACTTCGTCGGCAAGCTGCTGGGACTGCCGATGGGTGTCGACGTCTGCTATACGAATCACGCGGCGGCCGACCAGAACTCAGCCGACAACCTGCTGTTGCTGCTGGCCGCTTCGGGCTGCAATTTCTTCATGGGCGTCCCCTGCTCCGACGACGTGATGCTCAACTACCAGTCGACGAGCTATCACGACGCGCTCGCCGTTCGCGAGCTGTTCCGGCTGCGGCCTGCGCCCGAGTTTGAAGCCTGGATGATCGAGCGTGGACTCGGAGTCGGCGGCTCGCGTCTCGACCATGAAAGGGCTCGTCGACTCGCACTGGAAGGGGTTGAATCCATCCTCTCGGAGGCCGGGAATCACTGA
- the eutC gene encoding ethanolamine ammonia-lyase subunit EutC, producing the protein MSDVAPIPEGSDFLRRVHERTPARILTGRAGGSYKTSTWLELRADHAAARDAVRDELDLERDFDRAFLDRWELFEVATLAATKDEYLLRPDLGRSLRPEAREAIVARRPRGADLQIVLGDGLSAAALIAQAPSLLPTLAEATARIGLNLGAPFFVRRCRVGVMNDVGELLNPAVVVLLIGERPGLATAESLSAYLAYRPRPGDDDSRRNLISNIHARGVPTEQAAARIVHLARRMIGEQTSGVGVKETWTPSLPSA; encoded by the coding sequence ATGAGCGACGTCGCACCAATTCCTGAAGGCTCGGATTTCCTGCGCCGCGTGCACGAGCGGACCCCCGCGCGGATTCTGACCGGCCGCGCCGGCGGCTCCTACAAGACGAGCACCTGGCTGGAACTCCGGGCCGATCACGCCGCCGCTCGCGACGCCGTCCGCGACGAACTGGACCTGGAGCGAGACTTCGACAGAGCGTTCCTCGACCGCTGGGAGCTCTTCGAAGTGGCGACGCTCGCCGCCACGAAGGATGAGTACCTGCTGCGTCCCGACCTGGGACGATCTCTGCGCCCGGAGGCACGCGAGGCGATCGTCGCGAGACGACCTCGCGGGGCGGACCTCCAGATCGTCCTGGGAGACGGCCTGTCCGCCGCAGCCTTGATCGCGCAAGCGCCGAGCTTGCTGCCGACTCTGGCCGAGGCGACAGCTAGGATCGGCCTCAACCTCGGTGCTCCGTTCTTCGTGCGACGCTGCCGTGTCGGCGTCATGAATGACGTGGGCGAGTTGCTCAATCCGGCCGTCGTGGTGCTGCTGATCGGCGAACGCCCGGGCCTCGCCACGGCGGAGAGTCTCTCGGCGTACCTGGCGTATCGGCCTCGGCCGGGCGACGACGACTCGCGCCGAAACCTCATCTCGAACATCCACGCCCGAGGCGTGCCGACCGAGCAGGCAGCCGCACGGATCGTCCACCTCGCACGTCGCATGATCGGCGAACAAACCAGCGGCGTGGGCGTCAAGGAAACGTGGACGCCCAGCCTTCCCTCGGCCTGA
- a CDS encoding amino acid permease, with protein MNSNHEAESDAHRLRRLGYKQELARRLSGFSNFAISFSIICILAGGVSSFHLGLCSVGGASIGLGWPLVALFSLAVAATMGQLASAFPTAGGLYHWAAILGGRGWGWATAWFNLAGLITVLAAINVGTYRTAATALGYAVGGESWSEHLAQILVVVAITASQAAINHLGISATAKLTDFSGYWILLISALLTCCLIGFAPFLDFSRLVEFRNMSGEAGGGVWPSTESLALLFALGMLLPAYTITGFDASAHASEETLHASEAVPRGIVQSVLISGVAGWVLLSAVVLAAPSVPEAGAMGEGAFPWILHGVFPTWLASSFAAAIVAAQYLCGLATVTSASRMAFAFARDGGLPFSHSVRWVCPKRRSPAVAIWVTSTAAVLFTLYTPVYSTITAVCTIFLYLSYVLPNILGARAYGKTWTTMGPWSLGRWYKPLAWLSVLGCIGLIGVGMQPPNDRSIWVVGAMALVLAMVWFSGERHRFPGPPILRERTADVPEEPAAAVTS; from the coding sequence ATGAACTCGAATCACGAGGCCGAATCCGACGCTCACCGTTTGCGCCGGCTGGGCTACAAGCAGGAGCTGGCCCGACGGCTCAGCGGGTTCTCGAACTTCGCGATCTCGTTCTCGATCATCTGTATCCTGGCCGGCGGCGTCAGTTCGTTCCATCTTGGTCTCTGCAGCGTCGGGGGGGCGTCGATTGGGCTTGGCTGGCCGCTGGTCGCCCTCTTCTCGCTCGCGGTGGCCGCAACGATGGGGCAACTCGCCTCGGCCTTTCCCACGGCTGGGGGCCTCTACCATTGGGCGGCGATCCTCGGGGGTCGAGGATGGGGATGGGCGACCGCCTGGTTCAATCTCGCGGGCTTGATCACGGTTCTGGCTGCGATCAACGTCGGTACATATCGAACGGCGGCGACGGCGCTCGGTTACGCCGTCGGCGGGGAGTCGTGGAGCGAACACCTCGCCCAGATTCTCGTCGTGGTTGCGATCACCGCGTCGCAGGCGGCGATCAACCATCTGGGAATCAGCGCGACGGCGAAGCTCACGGACTTCAGCGGCTACTGGATTCTGCTAATCTCGGCGCTCCTGACGTGCTGCCTGATCGGCTTCGCTCCGTTCCTCGACTTCTCCCGGCTCGTGGAGTTTCGCAACATGAGCGGCGAGGCCGGCGGCGGCGTGTGGCCGTCGACCGAGAGCCTTGCCTTGCTCTTCGCCCTGGGGATGCTGCTGCCCGCCTACACCATCACGGGATTCGACGCCTCAGCCCACGCCTCGGAGGAGACGCTCCACGCCTCAGAGGCCGTTCCGCGGGGCATTGTCCAGTCGGTCCTGATCTCGGGGGTCGCGGGATGGGTCTTGCTCTCGGCCGTGGTGCTGGCGGCACCAAGCGTGCCTGAAGCAGGCGCGATGGGCGAAGGCGCTTTTCCGTGGATTTTGCACGGCGTTTTCCCCACCTGGCTGGCGTCGTCGTTTGCGGCGGCGATCGTCGCCGCGCAGTACCTTTGCGGGCTGGCGACCGTGACGTCGGCCTCGCGGATGGCCTTCGCGTTCGCCCGCGACGGCGGCCTGCCGTTCTCTCACTCCGTGCGCTGGGTCTGCCCGAAGCGTCGCTCGCCGGCCGTCGCGATCTGGGTCACCTCGACCGCGGCCGTGCTATTCACCCTCTACACGCCGGTCTATTCGACGATCACGGCAGTCTGCACAATATTCCTCTACCTCTCGTACGTCCTGCCGAACATCCTGGGTGCGAGAGCTTACGGCAAGACCTGGACGACGATGGGTCCCTGGAGCCTGGGCCGTTGGTACAAGCCGCTGGCCTGGCTGAGCGTGTTGGGTTGCATTGGGCTGATCGGCGTCGGAATGCAACCGCCCAACGATCGTTCGATCTGGGTCGTGGGCGCGATGGCGCTCGTGTTGGCGATGGTCTGGTTCTCCGGCGAGCGTCATCGGTTCCCGGGTCCGCCGATCCTCCGCGAACGAACCGCCGACGTCCCCGAGGAGCCGGCTGCGGCCGTGACTTCATGA
- a CDS encoding ATP-grasp domain-containing protein: MYGVDEVLIIGATARAAAFSAYRAGLRPRCMDLFADTDLAERWPVARFDPDRDADDLERTAASFGCPHWLYTGSMEGRPDLVERLSGVGRRLGNGPEVLRRVRDPWLVSASLGKAGLPAPELRIPAEARKSAGRWLRKSRVSAGGVSVQWEGAATNDPGPDDYCQRFIEGETYSALFVAAAGKSRLIGTALQLPGPPDTPFLYGGNIAPWPVGGATETVRRVGDVLAADFGLVGLFGVDFILNDDVPWTIEVNPRYTASVELYEAVYQRPFLADHIRACLNDELGMGPRPLHDAWVYGKAVVYAPCRLRFQGENNHDWQCEDYRPPWVADLPAAGTVIEAGEPVLTILRMGRTAQDCRERLEQSVKLRRERLERSREA, encoded by the coding sequence ATGTATGGCGTAGATGAAGTCTTGATTATCGGTGCGACCGCCCGCGCGGCTGCTTTCTCCGCGTATCGCGCTGGGTTGCGCCCGCGTTGCATGGACCTCTTCGCCGATACCGACCTGGCCGAACGTTGGCCGGTCGCTCGGTTCGATCCCGATCGCGACGCCGACGACCTGGAACGCACCGCCGCTTCGTTCGGATGCCCTCACTGGCTGTACACCGGATCGATGGAGGGGCGTCCCGATCTGGTGGAGCGTCTTTCCGGGGTGGGCCGGCGGCTCGGCAACGGGCCGGAAGTCCTTCGCCGAGTGCGCGATCCCTGGCTCGTGTCAGCGTCTCTCGGAAAGGCGGGTTTGCCGGCCCCCGAACTTCGCATCCCGGCCGAGGCGAGGAAGAGCGCCGGCCGCTGGCTGAGGAAGTCGCGAGTGAGCGCGGGAGGAGTGAGCGTCCAATGGGAGGGCGCGGCGACGAACGATCCCGGCCCCGACGATTACTGCCAGCGGTTTATCGAGGGCGAGACGTACTCTGCTCTCTTCGTTGCCGCCGCGGGGAAGTCCCGACTGATCGGAACGGCCCTGCAATTGCCTGGACCGCCGGATACGCCTTTCCTGTACGGCGGCAATATCGCCCCGTGGCCTGTCGGAGGGGCCACGGAGACTGTCCGCCGGGTGGGGGATGTACTGGCGGCTGATTTCGGTCTGGTCGGACTCTTCGGGGTCGACTTCATCCTGAACGACGACGTCCCCTGGACGATCGAGGTCAACCCGCGCTACACGGCCTCGGTGGAGCTGTATGAGGCCGTCTACCAGCGTCCCTTTCTTGCCGACCACATCCGGGCGTGCCTGAACGACGAACTGGGAATGGGTCCCAGGCCGTTGCATGATGCGTGGGTCTACGGCAAGGCCGTCGTGTATGCTCCATGCCGTTTGAGGTTTCAGGGCGAGAACAACCACGACTGGCAATGCGAGGACTACAGACCGCCTTGGGTCGCCGATCTCCCGGCTGCAGGGACGGTGATCGAGGCCGGCGAGCCCGTCCTGACGATCCTCCGCATGGGACGCACTGCCCAGGACTGTCGCGAACGCCTTGAACAGAGCGTGAAGCTGCGACGAGAGCGGCTCGAACGCAGCCGCGAGGCCTGA